The following proteins are co-located in the Colletotrichum lupini chromosome 4, complete sequence genome:
- a CDS encoding hexokinase produces the protein MSSTEFEHDRASELIAQARKIVHDFDFPAEDVRRATTHFLKQLNEGLQEDGTSMCQIPSFVTKLPNGSEKGVCLAIDLGGTNLRVCSVELHGDSTYSLTQSKVVIPRHLMAAPTYKDLFRFIALQMKEFLEMHHPEDLTTWSQLLEERDAINEEIRQKHCKSLGFTFSFTFDQHAINEGTLLYWTKSFGIADAVGRDPCAMLQEALDEQHLPLLVTALANDTVGTLAARAYTSPGRSSNVVGAIFGTGTNGAYMERVSRITKLHSRVEFSTSASDAMMALNTEWGGFDNKLEVLPSTRFDRDLDRESVNPDDQHFEKRISGMYLGELLRRILIDLSQPGQSLFGFQVSGDSPLYTPDSIDSSLLSAVVKDSGPALESAREEISRVLNATGVSTDDAKAIQILSAAIGRRSARLSSVAIAGVALQSGLFTPRSVSKPAATISRGLGTNLLRPFLYGARSLWNLLTSWLHVKVRFTISSKGTSGDFSRPGDGDSSQADNDGEDSNEIIDVGVDGSLIEHFPNFEENLREALREIPEIGVMGDKRIRIGMARDGSGVGAALIAWAARA, from the exons ATGTCTTCAACTGAATTTGAGCATGACAGGGCGTCTGAGTTGATAGCTCAGGCCCGAAAAATCGTACATGACTTCGATTTCCCAGCGGAGGATGTTCGTCGCGCCACAACTCATTTTTTGAAGCAGCTAA ATGAAGGACTTCAGGAAGATGGCACTTCAATGTGCCAGATTCCTTCATTTGTAACCAAACTTCCCAATGGTTCCGAAAAGGGCGTATGCTTGGCCATTGATCTTGGCGGTACCAACTTGAGGGTATGCTCTGTCGAATTACACGGAGACTCCACCTACTCCTTGACTCAGTCCAAAGTCGTCATTCCCAGACACCTGATGGCTGCGCCAACATACAAGGATCTCTTTAGATTCATTGCGCTGCAGATGAAGGAGTTTCTGGAGATGCATCACCCAGAAGACCTCACAACATGGTCTCAGCTCCTGGAAGAGAGAGATGCAATCAATGAAGAAATAAGACAGAAGCACTGCAAGAGCCTTGGCTTCACTTTCAGTTTCACTTTCGATCAGCATGCTATCAATGAGGGAACACTACTGTACTGGACAAAGTCATTCGGTATCGCTGATGCAGTCGGCCGCGACCCATGTGCCATGCTGCAGGAGGCTCTCGACGAGCAACACTTGCCTCTCCTGGTCACAGCACTGGCTAATGACACCGTTGGCACTTTGGCTGCACGAGCATACACATCTCCGGGACGTTCCAGTAATGTGGTAGGCGCCATATTCGGAACCGGCACCAACGGAGCCTACATGGAGCGCGTTTCTCGCATCACCAAGCTGCACTCACGTGTAGAGTTCTCAACTTCGGCATCGGACGCAATGATGGCGCTGAATACCGAATGGGGAGGATTTGACAACAAGTTAGAAGTACTACCTTCAACACGATTCGACCGAGACTTGGACAGAGAATCTGTCAACCCAGACGATCAGCATTTCGAGAAGCGCATATCCGGCATGTATCTTGGTGAACTACTTCGGCGCATACTAATCGACCTGTCACAACCTGGACAGAGCCTATTTGGCTTCCAAGTCTCGGGAGACTCCCCGCTTTACACGCCGGACAGCATTGATAGCTCTTTGCTGTCAGCAGTTGTCAAGGACTCAGGCCCAGCGCTTGAGAGCGCGCGTGAAGAGATCTCACGAGTACTTAACGCCACAGGTGTATCGACGGACGATGCAAAGGCTATACAGATTCTTTCCGCGGCCATTGGACGTAGGTCAGCCAGGCTATCTTCTGTCGCAATCGCTGGTGTTGCTCTCCAATCTGGGTTGTTTACGCCCAGAAGCGTCAGCAAGCCAGCAGCGACGATATCACGAGGTCTCGGAACCAACCTTCTCAGACCTTTTCTCTATGGGGCACGGAGCCTGTGGAACCTGCTTACGAGTTGGCTTCATGTAAAAGTTCGATTCACGATTTCATCAAAGGGCACATCGGGCGACTTCTCTAGACCCGGGGACGGGGATAGCTCTCAGGCGGACAATGATGGCGAGGACTCGAACGAAATCATCGATGTTGGGGTTGACGGTTCTTTGATCGAACATTTCCCTAACTTTGAAGAGAATCTGAGGGAAGCTTTAAGAGAAATTCCAGAGATTGGTGTCATGGGTGATAAGAGAATCAGGATCGGCATGGCGAGAGATGGTAGCGGAGTTGGGGCTGCTTTGATTGCATGGGCGGCGAGGGCATAA